A genomic window from Chitinophaga pollutisoli includes:
- the ccoS gene encoding cbb3-type cytochrome oxidase assembly protein CcoS: MSVIIILLCVSLAVAIFFLAAFIWSVKDGQYDDDYSPAHRMLFDDKTSKE, encoded by the coding sequence ATGAGTGTTATCATCATTCTTTTATGCGTCAGTCTTGCCGTGGCCATCTTTTTCCTGGCGGCATTTATCTGGTCTGTCAAAGACGGCCAGTATGACGATGATTATTCCCCTGCGCACCGCATGCTTTTCGACGACAAAACCAGTAAAGAATAA
- the ccoN gene encoding cytochrome-c oxidase, cbb3-type subunit I has protein sequence MSLEQFSYDNRTVKWFAYAAIFWGLIGMLAGLWAALELVVPGANLGFAPITFGRLRPVHTNAVIFAFVGNGIFMGVYYSLQRLCKARMWSDLLSKIHFWGWQAIILGGALTLFLGYTTGKEYAELEWPFDIAITIIWVVFGANMLGTILKRRVSHLYVAIWFYIGTWVAIAMLHIVNSFEMPLSLFKSYSWYAGVQDALVQWWYGHNAVAFFLTTPYLGLMYYFVPKAANRPVYSYRWSIIHFWALIFIYIWAGPHHLLYTALPEWAQSLGTVFSIMLIAPSWGGMLNGLLTLRGAWDRVREDAVLKFFVVALTAYGMATFEGPMLSLKNVNAISHYTDWTIAHVHVGALGWNGFLTFGILYWMIPRLFNTQIFSRKWANAHFWIGTLGIIFYAIPLYWAAFTQSMMWKQFTEDGTLKYQFIETVNVIVPMYALRAVGGLLYISGVVLMIVNIWKTVRRGTFVANEPAEAAPLVKTAAVENHGKSKGHWHNWIEKRPVQMVVFSLIVVGIGGALEMVPTFLVRSNIPTISSVKPYTPLELHGRDIYIREGCYTCHSQMVRPFRDEVARYGEYSKAGEFIYDHPFQWGSKRTGPDLARLGGKYPDSWHYNHMLDPVSMSPGSIMPAYPWLFDNRIDKGKTPAMINVMRKIGVPYAEGYEQQSKADLEKQAKEITANLKKDKLEIPADREIVALIAYLQRLGKDIKATPTATSN, from the coding sequence ATGTCTCTTGAACAATTTTCGTACGACAACCGCACCGTCAAATGGTTTGCCTATGCCGCCATTTTCTGGGGCCTCATTGGTATGCTGGCGGGCCTCTGGGCCGCGCTGGAGCTGGTGGTCCCCGGCGCCAACCTGGGTTTTGCGCCCATCACTTTCGGACGCCTCCGGCCGGTGCACACCAATGCGGTGATTTTCGCATTTGTGGGCAACGGTATTTTCATGGGGGTGTACTACTCGCTGCAGCGCCTTTGCAAGGCGCGCATGTGGAGCGACCTGCTGAGCAAAATCCACTTCTGGGGATGGCAGGCCATCATCCTGGGGGGCGCGCTGACGCTCTTCCTCGGGTACACTACCGGTAAGGAATACGCCGAACTGGAATGGCCTTTCGATATCGCCATAACCATTATCTGGGTGGTATTTGGCGCCAACATGCTCGGCACGATCCTCAAGCGCCGTGTGAGCCATCTGTACGTTGCCATCTGGTTCTACATCGGTACCTGGGTGGCCATCGCCATGTTGCATATCGTGAACTCCTTCGAGATGCCGCTGTCGCTTTTCAAGAGCTATTCGTGGTACGCCGGCGTGCAGGACGCCCTGGTGCAATGGTGGTATGGGCACAACGCCGTGGCGTTCTTCCTCACCACGCCCTACCTCGGGCTGATGTATTACTTCGTACCCAAAGCCGCCAACCGCCCGGTTTATTCCTACCGCTGGTCGATCATCCATTTCTGGGCGCTGATCTTTATCTACATCTGGGCCGGCCCGCACCACTTATTATATACCGCGCTGCCTGAATGGGCGCAATCCCTCGGCACCGTATTCTCCATCATGCTGATCGCTCCCTCCTGGGGCGGTATGCTCAACGGCCTCCTCACCCTCCGCGGCGCATGGGACCGCGTGCGGGAAGACGCCGTGCTGAAATTCTTCGTGGTAGCGCTCACCGCTTACGGCATGGCCACTTTCGAAGGACCGATGCTGTCATTGAAAAATGTGAACGCCATCAGCCACTACACCGACTGGACCATCGCGCACGTACACGTGGGCGCCCTCGGCTGGAACGGCTTCCTGACCTTCGGCATCCTGTACTGGATGATCCCGCGGCTGTTCAACACGCAAATATTCTCCCGCAAATGGGCCAACGCCCACTTCTGGATCGGCACCCTGGGTATCATCTTCTACGCCATTCCCCTGTACTGGGCTGCGTTTACGCAGAGCATGATGTGGAAACAGTTTACGGAAGACGGCACCCTGAAATACCAGTTCATCGAAACCGTGAACGTCATCGTTCCCATGTACGCCCTGCGGGCAGTGGGCGGATTGCTCTACATTTCCGGTGTTGTGCTCATGATCGTGAACATCTGGAAAACCGTGCGCCGTGGTACTTTCGTAGCCAACGAGCCCGCTGAAGCCGCGCCCCTCGTGAAAACCGCCGCTGTAGAAAACCATGGCAAAAGCAAAGGCCACTGGCACAACTGGATCGAGAAACGCCCTGTGCAAATGGTGGTGTTCAGCCTGATCGTGGTTGGCATTGGCGGCGCCCTCGAAATGGTGCCCACCTTCCTGGTACGCAGCAACATCCCCACCATCAGCAGCGTGAAACCTTATACACCGCTGGAACTCCATGGCCGCGACATTTACATCCGCGAAGGCTGTTACACCTGCCACTCCCAGATGGTACGCCCCTTCCGCGACGAAGTAGCCCGCTACGGCGAGTATTCCAAAGCCGGCGAGTTCATCTACGACCACCCGTTCCAGTGGGGCTCCAAACGCACCGGGCCCGATTTGGCAAGGCTGGGCGGCAAGTACCCCGACAGCTGGCACTACAATCACATGCTGGACCCCGTGTCCATGTCCCCCGGATCGATCATGCCCGCTTATCCCTGGTTGTTCGACAACCGGATCGATAAAGGAAAAACGCCGGCGATGATCAACGTGATGCGCAAGATCGGCGTGCCTTACGCAGAAGGGTACGAACAACAGTCTAAAGCAGACCTGGAGAAACAGGCGAAGGAAATCACGGCCAACCTGAAGAAGGACAAGCTGGAAATCCCGGCCGACCGCGAGATAGTGGCGCTGATCGCCTACCTGCAACGACTGGGTAAAGATATCAAAGCAACACCAACCGCTACTTCAAACTGA
- a CDS encoding CcoQ/FixQ family Cbb3-type cytochrome c oxidase assembly chaperone codes for MKFINYLKSIQDVSVYPMASLLIFSIFFLAAAYFAFRSDKKTMDAISHYPIDNDGTEKQ; via the coding sequence ATGAAATTTATCAATTATCTCAAAAGCATACAGGACGTCAGCGTTTACCCGATGGCATCGCTGCTTATCTTCTCCATCTTCTTCCTCGCGGCCGCGTATTTCGCGTTCCGCAGCGATAAGAAGACGATGGACGCAATCAGCCACTACCCGATCGACAACGATGGAACCGAAAAACAGTAA
- a CDS encoding cbb3-type cytochrome c oxidase N-terminal domain-containing protein, with translation MKRILTLLFTLAALQVSAAGAPPDPYGELSHPVAILLIAIACGLLIAIVILGHTVIGAIDIFRDRMKKLPLVLLLLAAGHGAFAQEAEQVAEKVSQPVVAGLTDSTFYMLLTVIGLEILVLLFLLQALRILTGITAAKKKKVKAATEAKPGKPRVTLMERLNQTKSLDAASEEDVDMGHDYDGIRELNNPTPPWWRWTFYISIIFGVVYVWRFHISETAPLQLQELAIEEEKAAIAKAEYMKNSANNIDENNVTLLADAADIEAGHKMFSTNCAACHGPEGQGLVGPNLTDKFWVHGGKVGEIFSTIKYGVPEKGMKSWKEDFSPKQIAQLCAYIHSIKGTTPANPKAPEGVEVAE, from the coding sequence ATGAAACGCATTCTCACATTATTGTTCACGCTCGCCGCCCTGCAGGTATCCGCCGCCGGCGCACCGCCCGATCCTTACGGCGAGCTGTCTCACCCGGTGGCCATCCTGCTGATCGCCATTGCCTGCGGACTGCTGATCGCCATCGTCATCCTCGGGCATACCGTGATAGGGGCTATCGACATCTTCCGCGACCGCATGAAAAAACTCCCGCTGGTGCTGCTCCTGCTCGCTGCAGGCCATGGCGCCTTTGCACAGGAAGCGGAGCAAGTGGCGGAAAAAGTATCGCAACCGGTCGTGGCCGGGCTTACAGACAGCACTTTCTATATGCTGCTGACAGTGATCGGGCTGGAAATTCTCGTGCTGCTGTTCCTCCTGCAGGCCCTGCGCATCCTCACCGGGATTACCGCGGCGAAGAAGAAGAAAGTAAAAGCCGCGACGGAAGCGAAGCCCGGCAAGCCGCGCGTTACGCTTATGGAGCGCCTCAACCAGACCAAAAGCCTGGATGCCGCATCCGAAGAAGATGTGGACATGGGGCACGACTACGACGGCATCCGCGAGCTGAACAACCCCACGCCGCCGTGGTGGCGCTGGACGTTCTACATCAGTATCATCTTCGGTGTCGTGTATGTATGGCGGTTCCACATCTCCGAAACGGCGCCCCTGCAATTGCAGGAACTGGCCATCGAAGAAGAAAAAGCAGCCATCGCAAAAGCGGAATACATGAAAAACTCCGCCAACAATATCGATGAGAACAACGTGACGCTGCTGGCCGATGCGGCCGATATCGAAGCGGGGCATAAAATGTTCTCCACCAACTGCGCCGCCTGCCACGGGCCGGAAGGACAAGGCCTCGTTGGCCCCAACCTCACCGACAAGTTCTGGGTGCATGGCGGTAAGGTAGGTGAGATTTTCTCCACCATTAAATACGGTGTTCCGGAGAAAGGAATGAAATCCTGGAAAGAAGACTTTTCCCCCAAACAGATCGCGCAGCTGTGCGCTTATATCCACTCCATAAAAGGTACGACTCCCGCCAATCCCAAAGCACCGGAAGGTGTTGAGGTAGCGGAATAA
- the ccoG gene encoding cytochrome c oxidase accessory protein CcoG: MEEHDEFRDHLATIDEKGKRKWIYAKKPSGRLYTARTVLSVCYFLLFFSLPFVQIDGRPLFLFDIPNGRFTLFGAVFWPQDFFIFGLAMLAFIVFIVLFTMAFGRIFCGWICPQTIFMEMLFRKIEYWIEGDAAQQRILNRAEWSPEKIVKKTGKHAAFFLLSVIIANTFLAYVIGVKELQKIMTDPMSAHLGGFLAMIAFSFVFYAVFAFFREQVCTVVCPYGRLQSVLLDKNSVVVAYDYERGEPRGKFKKEANDLGDCIDCMQCVNVCPTGIDIRNGTQLECVNCTACIDACNFMMEKVGRPQGLIRLASENGIAQKQPLRYTGRLKVYTVICTLLLTAITFLLISRKPVDGSILRTAGMLYQERGQDSVSNLYRIKLVNKTLQDVPLELRIESGSGKVEVVGMPIHVKAEAQGEGTFFIVLPRSAILERKSVLKVGLYENGKRIGEKKTTFLGPVSQ; encoded by the coding sequence ATGGAAGAACACGACGAGTTCAGGGACCATCTGGCCACCATCGACGAGAAAGGAAAACGCAAATGGATCTATGCCAAGAAACCATCCGGAAGGCTGTATACAGCCAGAACGGTCCTGAGTGTCTGCTATTTCCTGCTGTTCTTCAGCCTGCCGTTCGTTCAAATCGACGGCAGGCCCTTGTTTCTTTTCGACATTCCCAACGGCCGTTTCACGCTCTTCGGCGCCGTGTTCTGGCCGCAGGATTTCTTCATTTTCGGCCTGGCCATGCTGGCGTTCATCGTCTTCATCGTACTCTTTACCATGGCCTTCGGAAGGATTTTCTGCGGATGGATCTGCCCGCAGACGATCTTCATGGAAATGTTGTTCAGGAAGATAGAATACTGGATCGAAGGCGACGCAGCGCAGCAACGTATTCTCAACCGCGCGGAATGGAGTCCGGAAAAGATCGTGAAGAAGACCGGCAAACATGCGGCATTCTTCCTCCTGTCTGTCATCATCGCCAACACCTTCCTCGCCTACGTCATCGGCGTGAAGGAGTTGCAAAAGATCATGACCGATCCCATGAGCGCCCACCTCGGAGGCTTCCTCGCTATGATCGCGTTCTCATTCGTGTTCTATGCGGTGTTCGCCTTCTTCCGTGAGCAGGTGTGTACGGTGGTTTGTCCTTATGGCCGCCTGCAAAGCGTTCTGCTCGACAAGAATTCCGTGGTGGTTGCCTACGATTACGAACGCGGCGAGCCGCGGGGCAAATTTAAAAAAGAAGCGAACGACCTGGGGGATTGCATCGACTGCATGCAATGCGTCAACGTTTGCCCCACCGGCATCGACATCCGCAACGGCACGCAGCTGGAATGCGTGAACTGCACCGCCTGCATCGACGCCTGCAACTTCATGATGGAGAAGGTAGGCCGTCCGCAGGGGCTCATCCGCCTCGCTTCCGAAAACGGCATCGCGCAGAAGCAGCCGCTGCGGTATACGGGAAGATTGAAAGTCTATACCGTCATCTGCACCTTATTGCTCACCGCCATCACCTTCCTCCTCATCAGCCGCAAACCGGTGGATGGGTCTATCCTGCGGACGGCGGGAATGCTGTACCAGGAGCGCGGGCAAGACAGTGTGAGCAATCTCTACCGCATCAAACTTGTCAACAAAACATTGCAGGATGTACCGCTGGAACTCCGCATCGAAAGCGGCAGCGGGAAAGTGGAAGTGGTGGGGATGCCCATCCATGTGAAAGCGGAAGCGCAGGGCGAGGGCACGTTCTTTATCGTGCTGCCGCGTAGCGCCATCCTGGAAAGGAAATCCGTTTTAAAAGTGGGATTATATGAAAACGGCAAAAGGATCGGGGAAAAGAAGACCACCTTCCTCGGGCCCGTCAGCCAATAA
- a CDS encoding FixH family protein: MNWGHSIIIVFVLFAIGILTLVTRSMQTRIDMVTPDYYAEELKYQATIDARNNTGALSAPVRVQQPGDTIEITFPGELKGEPLQGKVHFYRPSDSRRDITLPLQLDEAGRLLVSRSQLDRGPYRIKFQWQHNGKDYFQETQFYVQ, translated from the coding sequence ATGAACTGGGGTCATTCCATCATCATCGTATTCGTCCTCTTCGCCATAGGCATTCTTACGCTCGTCACCCGCAGCATGCAAACCCGCATCGACATGGTGACGCCCGATTACTACGCCGAAGAATTGAAATACCAGGCTACCATCGACGCGCGCAACAACACCGGCGCCCTTTCCGCTCCGGTGCGCGTGCAACAGCCCGGAGACACCATCGAGATCACGTTCCCCGGCGAGCTGAAAGGCGAGCCCCTGCAAGGGAAAGTGCATTTCTACCGTCCGTCGGATTCCCGGCGGGACATTACGCTGCCCCTGCAACTGGATGAAGCCGGCAGGCTGCTGGTAAGCCGTTCGCAGCTCGACCGTGGCCCATACCGCATCAAATTCCAGTGGCAGCACAACGGTAAAGATTATTTCCAGGAAACGCAATTCTACGTACAATGA
- a CDS encoding sulfite exporter TauE/SafE family protein, whose translation MMTTAITAAWLLSALGLGFLGSFHCIGMCGPIALTLPVQHLSGWRKMGGILLYNAGRVTTYMLLGMAFGWLGQQFYLGGWQQGLSVGLGVLLLAAVLFGKLMPNMKIGFVQRSLGKLLARRSTGTLYAIGFLNGFLPCGMVYMAIAGAVASGSVWGGALFMGAFGAGTLPAMAAVSWFSQLLGMKGRLTVRRAMPYVMGLMAVLLILRGLNLGIPYVSPEMHPHAVQAEKVIEKCCHK comes from the coding sequence ATGATGACCACCGCCATTACCGCCGCATGGCTGCTTTCCGCCCTGGGGCTGGGCTTCCTCGGCAGCTTCCACTGCATCGGGATGTGCGGGCCCATCGCCCTCACGCTGCCCGTTCAGCATTTGAGCGGCTGGCGGAAAATGGGCGGCATCCTGTTGTACAATGCCGGCAGGGTTACGACGTATATGTTGCTGGGCATGGCTTTCGGCTGGCTCGGGCAGCAGTTTTACCTGGGCGGATGGCAGCAGGGATTGTCGGTGGGCCTGGGCGTGTTGCTCCTCGCCGCCGTGCTCTTCGGCAAGCTGATGCCCAATATGAAGATCGGGTTCGTGCAGCGTTCGCTGGGCAAATTGCTGGCGCGCCGCAGCACCGGCACCTTGTATGCCATCGGGTTCCTGAACGGTTTTCTTCCCTGCGGAATGGTGTATATGGCCATCGCGGGGGCGGTAGCGTCGGGGAGCGTGTGGGGCGGGGCCTTGTTTATGGGGGCGTTTGGCGCGGGCACTTTACCTGCCATGGCGGCCGTTTCGTGGTTCAGCCAGCTCCTGGGGATGAAGGGGCGCCTCACCGTACGCCGCGCCATGCCTTATGTGATGGGCCTGATGGCCGTGTTGCTGATTCTCCGGGGATTGAACCTCGGCATCCCGTATGTTAGCCCGGAGATGCACCCGCATGCTGTACAAGCGGAAAAAGTGATTGAAAAATGTTGTCATAAATAG
- the hemN gene encoding oxygen-independent coproporphyrinogen III oxidase, with translation MTTTMLKKYQVAAPRYTSYPTVPYWETGAFKETEWLDGLAPSFASLNNEDGISLYIHLPFCERLCTYCGCNKYITVNHDHEIPYINTILQEWDLYLQHFPERPRIREVHLGGGTPTFFSPANLTRLMQAIFATADVLPGAEHSFEGHPNNTTEAHMQALYDLGFRRMSLGIQDLDLNVQTIINRIQPFENVRNCVDIARRIGYDSINFDLIYGLPLQTPDSIRNTFTQCMHLLPERISFYSYAHVPWIKGNGQRLFSEKDLPTGDQKRALYELGKSILENYFYKEIGMDHFALPDDKLFQAAANGSLHRNFMGYTDHRTSLLIGLGVSAISDTGNAYTQNEKSLSAYQEKVRQGKLPVFRGHMLTKEDLRLRNHILNLMCRFETSWDRQDANCDAISESLQRLQELEHDGLVEVHPGKVVVTEKGKPYIRNICMAFDARLWRNVPQSQLFSNAV, from the coding sequence ATGACTACCACCATGTTGAAAAAATACCAGGTCGCCGCACCGCGATATACGAGCTATCCAACCGTCCCGTATTGGGAAACCGGCGCATTCAAGGAGACCGAATGGCTGGACGGGCTCGCGCCTTCTTTCGCCTCGCTGAACAATGAAGACGGTATCAGCCTCTACATCCACCTTCCTTTCTGCGAGCGGCTCTGCACTTACTGCGGCTGCAATAAATATATCACCGTCAACCACGACCACGAAATTCCTTACATCAACACCATCCTGCAAGAGTGGGATCTTTACCTGCAACATTTCCCGGAGCGCCCGCGCATCCGCGAAGTGCACCTGGGCGGAGGCACACCCACTTTCTTCAGCCCCGCCAACCTCACCCGCCTCATGCAAGCCATCTTCGCCACGGCCGACGTGCTGCCCGGCGCGGAACACAGCTTCGAAGGGCACCCCAACAACACTACCGAAGCGCATATGCAGGCGCTCTACGACCTCGGCTTCCGCCGGATGAGCCTCGGTATCCAGGACCTCGACCTGAACGTCCAAACCATCATCAACCGCATCCAACCTTTCGAAAACGTCCGCAATTGCGTCGACATCGCACGCCGGATCGGATATGATTCCATCAACTTCGACCTTATCTACGGCCTGCCCCTGCAAACGCCCGACAGCATACGCAATACCTTCACGCAGTGCATGCACCTGCTCCCCGAACGCATTTCCTTCTACAGCTACGCCCACGTGCCCTGGATCAAAGGCAACGGGCAACGGCTCTTCAGTGAAAAAGACCTGCCCACCGGCGACCAGAAACGCGCGCTGTACGAACTGGGAAAATCCATCCTCGAAAATTACTTCTACAAAGAAATCGGCATGGACCACTTCGCCCTGCCCGACGACAAACTGTTCCAAGCGGCGGCCAACGGCAGCCTGCACCGCAATTTCATGGGATACACCGACCATCGCACTTCCCTCCTGATCGGCCTGGGCGTTTCCGCGATCAGCGATACCGGTAATGCATACACGCAAAATGAGAAATCCCTGTCTGCCTATCAGGAAAAAGTCCGCCAGGGGAAACTCCCCGTGTTCCGCGGACATATGCTTACGAAAGAAGACCTCCGGCTCCGCAACCACATTCTGAACCTCATGTGCCGCTTCGAAACCAGCTGGGACCGCCAGGACGCCAACTGCGACGCCATCTCCGAAAGCCTCCAGCGCCTGCAGGAACTGGAACACGACGGACTGGTGGAAGTGCATCCCGGCAAAGTGGTGGTCACCGAAAAAGGAAAGCCATACATACGCAATATATGTATGGCTTTCGATGCCCGGTTGTGGCGGAACGTGCCGCAATCACAGCTGTTCAGCAACGCGGTCTGA
- a CDS encoding AraC family transcriptional regulator: MSTVLHIKNMVCPRCIKMVRYVLEHEGQVVNDVTLGKAVLATAPDAEASARIAKALEEEGFLLLDDRKAQTVEAIKNFVIETVHYGELDEMNENFSTLLSQKLQKDYHLLSKLFSETENSTIEQFIIQQKIERVKELLVYGELTLSEIAWKLGYSSVAHLSGQFKKVTGLTPSHFKQLKEEKRRPLDKI; encoded by the coding sequence ATGAGCACGGTATTACATATCAAAAACATGGTTTGTCCGCGTTGCATCAAAATGGTGCGGTATGTGCTGGAACACGAAGGACAGGTAGTGAATGATGTGACGTTGGGGAAAGCCGTTCTCGCAACCGCACCCGATGCTGAAGCCTCCGCGCGCATCGCGAAAGCTTTGGAGGAAGAAGGATTCCTGCTGCTGGACGACCGCAAGGCGCAAACGGTGGAAGCCATCAAGAATTTCGTCATCGAAACCGTGCATTACGGCGAGCTGGATGAGATGAATGAAAATTTTTCCACGCTGCTGTCGCAGAAGTTGCAGAAAGATTATCACCTGCTGAGCAAACTGTTTTCTGAAACGGAGAATTCCACGATCGAGCAGTTCATCATCCAGCAGAAAATAGAAAGGGTGAAGGAATTGCTGGTATACGGCGAGCTGACGCTGAGCGAAATCGCCTGGAAGCTGGGTTACAGCAGCGTGGCGCATCTCTCCGGCCAGTTCAAGAAGGTGACGGGGCTTACGCCGAGTCATTTCAAACAACTGAAGGAAGAGAAGCGCCGGCCGCTGGATAAAATCTGA
- a CDS encoding heavy metal-associated domain-containing protein, with translation MKTILFALALTGITFSASAQQYKKASLQAAGLTCAMCSNATQKALKTLSFVDKIDTDLNATTFILHFKPGANVNIDQIRQKVEGAGFSIGKLVMTADFNNVKVENDAHIPFAGQTLHFVNVKPQTLSGEKDVTVIDRDFLPSKSFKKYSALTKMNCINTGFMEACCSQEKKGAGNRVYHVTI, from the coding sequence ATGAAAACGATTCTCTTCGCGCTGGCGCTGACCGGCATTACGTTCTCCGCATCCGCGCAACAATATAAAAAAGCTTCCCTCCAGGCCGCCGGCCTCACCTGCGCCATGTGCTCCAACGCCACGCAGAAAGCCCTCAAAACACTGTCTTTCGTCGACAAGATCGACACCGACCTCAACGCCACCACCTTCATCCTCCATTTCAAACCCGGCGCCAACGTCAATATCGACCAGATTCGCCAGAAAGTGGAAGGCGCCGGATTCTCCATAGGGAAACTGGTGATGACGGCAGACTTCAACAACGTGAAAGTCGAGAACGACGCCCACATTCCCTTCGCCGGGCAAACCCTGCACTTCGTGAACGTGAAACCGCAGACCCTGAGCGGCGAAAAAGACGTGACCGTCATCGACCGCGATTTTCTGCCCTCCAAATCCTTTAAAAAGTACAGCGCCCTCACCAAAATGAACTGCATCAACACCGGCTTCATGGAAGCTTGCTGCAGCCAGGAAAAGAAAGGCGCCGGCAACAGGGTTTATCACGTCACCATTTAA
- a CDS encoding HYC_CC_PP family protein, with protein sequence MKKFLTICIAGLYTLITSGFSVNVHYCMGELASVDLHDTHDEGCNKCGMPVKGDCCKDEAHFVKYDDSHQAAKAGTNLPAPSPAVLMVLQPDWQAIAAVSPAFTVWAPINAPPPTGIPLYKQFCLFLI encoded by the coding sequence ATGAAGAAATTCCTTACCATATGCATTGCAGGGCTGTACACGCTGATTACCAGCGGGTTCAGTGTGAATGTGCATTACTGTATGGGGGAATTGGCTTCGGTGGATTTGCACGATACCCATGACGAAGGCTGCAATAAATGCGGCATGCCGGTGAAAGGGGATTGCTGTAAAGACGAAGCCCACTTCGTGAAATACGACGACTCCCACCAGGCCGCCAAAGCCGGGACGAACCTTCCGGCCCCTTCACCCGCCGTTTTGATGGTGCTGCAACCCGACTGGCAGGCCATTGCCGCCGTTTCGCCCGCGTTTACCGTTTGGGCGCCCATCAACGCCCCGCCGCCAACCGGCATTCCCCTTTACAAACAATTCTGTCTCTTCCTGATTTGA